The proteins below come from a single Aspergillus oryzae RIB40 DNA, chromosome 5 genomic window:
- the cdc123 gene encoding cell proliferation protein CDC123 (uncharacterized conserved protein) — MPHSDTEVPASAEASTDLPQRLPFPPVTHSHILHCSYHDWQPRYRALTPKSRLIPLTVPFISYLRADGIVLPPENATPTDDDNLDTYSDDEADEQPDPSTEWEEIHTQIKTTISELGGIITPKLNWSAPKDATWMAATNDMQCRTPNDIYLLLKSSDFISHDLELPFDDCVPDMPDSTTTPDVPYHLVLRKYVNFNPSLEFRCFVRDRVLLCICQRDQNHFDFLFPLRETLRSRIQAFFDEKLKDTFPDPSFVFDVYIPPPHQRVWLIDINPWAVRTDPLLFSWLEILNMKDPIGIQEEDGAEEQFVRLSLNGNTVTGVVGAAEGSESSDTEDESADDVDEDSPFFPEFRLVKRDDPEAYAFTTPQYSAHKLPKEVVDASISGPGGMSEFLGKWQDILAKQAQESDTDSDGGQ, encoded by the exons ATGCCTCATTCTGACACTGAGGTGCCGGCTTCAGCGGAGGCTTCAACAGACCTGCCTCAGCGACTCCCCTTTCCTCCAGTCACTCACTCTCACATCTTGCACTGTTCCTATCATGACTGGCAACCTCG CTACCGTGCGCTTACACCGAAATCGCGTCTTATCCCCTTGACTGTGCCCTTCATCTCCTATCTCCGCGCAGACGGTATTGTCTTGCCACCCGAAAATGCGACCCCCACAGACGACGACAACCTAGACACGTATTCCGATGACGAGGCCGACGAACAGCCAGACCCATCGACCGAATGGGAAGAAATTCACACCCAGATCAAGACAACAATCTCCGAGCTTGGAGGTATCATAACCCCGAAGTTGAATTGGAGTGCCCCCAAAGATGCAACCTGGATGGCTGCGACAAACGATATGCAATGCCGCACACCAAACGACATCTACCTCCTCTTGAAGAGCAGTGACTTTATCAGCCATGACCTGGAGCTTCCCTTCGATGATTGTGTCCCGGATATGCCGGATTCGACGACCACCCCCGACGTTCCATACCATCTCGTGCTTCGCAAATACGTCAACTTCAACCCCTCCCTTGAGTTTCGGTGCTTTGTGCGCGATCGCGTGCTTCTCTGTATTTGTCAGCGGGACCAAAACCACTTtgatttcctctttcctttgcgCGAGACCCTTAGATCTCGGATTCAAGCATTCTTCGATGAGAAACTGAAGGATACATTCCCTGATCCTAGCTTTGTCTTCGACGTGTAcattcctcctccgcatcagCGAGTTTGGCTCATTGACATCAACCCTTGGGCTGTGAGGACCGATCCGTTGTTGTTCAGCTGGCTTGAGATCTTGAACATGAAAGACCCAATCGGAatccaggaagaggatggcgCCGAAGAGCAGTTCGTCCGACTGTCACTCAATGGGAACACTGTCACTGGTGTAGTGGGAGCCGCTGAAGGTTCTGAATCGTCCGATACGGAGGATGAGTCCGCCGATGATGTGGACGAGGACTCCCCTTTCTTCCCCGAGTTCCGTCTCGTGAAGCGTGATGATCCGGAAGCTTATGCATTTACCACACCACAATATTCTGCTCACAAGCTGCCAAAGGAGGTCGTCGATGCCTCGATCTCAGGCCCAGGTGGTATGAGTGAGTTTTTGGGCAAATGGCAGGATATTCTAGCCAAGCAGGCACAAGAGTCGGATACGGATAGTGATGGTGGACAATGA
- a CDS encoding dodecenoyl-CoA isomerase (enoyl-CoA hydratase/isomerase) yields the protein MATEDLVKLTYQDRIAIITFNRPEKLNALNQDLYYLLGERLREIDKREDIFITILTGKGRFFSAGADVTSTRPSGDLSSNVRRELTRSFVVNNIDITNTVAHHSKILVAALNGPAVGLSAALVAMADFIYATPHTFLLTPFSSLGLVAEGGSSRALVERLGISKANEALIMSKKITCEELVATGFVNKVISAPSGRKDDSDGFLEKVLEEVEDRLGTHLSQSSLLGIKELIRRPEREILDRQNYLEVFAGLQRFLKGIPQEEFRRLASGEKKHKL from the exons ATGGCAACCGAAGACCTTGTCAAGCTTACTTACCAAGACCGAATTGCAATCATCACATTCAACAGACCGGAGAAGCTCAATGCCCTCAACCAAGACCTCTATTACCTACTTGGGGAACGTCTTCGGGAAATCGACAAGCGCgaggacatcttcatcaccatcctGACCGGCAAAGGACGATTCTTCTCAGC CGGAGCAGATGTTACATCGACCCGTCCAAGCGGCGACCTGAGCAGCAATGTCCGCCGCGAGCTCACGCGGTCCTTTGTCGTCAACAACATCGACATCACGAACACCGTGGCCCACCACTCCAAGATCCTGGTAGCTGCTTTGAACGGCCCTGCGGTCGGTCTTTCCGCTGCACTGGTCGCCATGGCCGACTTCATCTACGCCACGCCGCATACCTTCCTGCTCACCCCGTTCTCCTCTCTTGGTCTTGTCGCCGAGGGTGGCTCTTCGCGCGCTCTTGTCGAGCGCCTTGGCATCTCTAAGGCTAATGAGGCCCTCATcatgagcaagaagattACCTGTGAGGAGCTTGTGGCGACTGGGTTCGTGAACAAGGTTATCTCTGCGCCGTCGGGCAGGAAGGATGATTCGGATGGtttcctggagaaggtccttgaggaagttgaggatCGTCTTGGCACTCACCTGAGCCAGTCTAGTCTCCTGGGGATTAAGGAGTTGATCCGCAGACCAGAGCGGGAGATTCTGGACCGTCAGAATTACCTTGAGGTGTTTGCTGGGTTGCAGAGGTTCCTGAAAGGTATACCCCAGGAGGAGTTCCGGCGGTTGGCttcgggagagaagaagcataAGCTGTAG
- a CDS encoding uncharacterized protein (predicted protein) yields the protein MSNILQRLRGGNLEVFKFGMYVLFPIGWMYYFGTNLDDRFSVPGFWPTTEQSHKIPLEKEEIDKELARMRMVDAIRREKRQREAQAQAEAQMQVESQAQNAE from the exons ATGTCCAACATTCTTCAAAGATTACGAGGTGGAAACCTCGAGGTTTTCAAG TTCGGCATGTACGTTCTTTTCCCGATCGGATGGATGTATTATTTCGGAACAAACCTCGACGACCGCTTCAGTGTCCCCGGGTTCTGGCCTACTACCGAGCAATCGCATAAGATCCCcctcgagaaggaagagattgataAGGAACTAGCGCGAATGCGCATGGTGGATGCTATTAGGAGAGAGAAGCGCCAACGAGAGGCCCAGGCGCAGGCTGAAGCTCAAATGCAGGTTGAGAGTCAGGCACAGAACGCGGAGTGA
- a CDS encoding serine palmitoyltransferase small subunit family protein (predicted protein), translating into MTFFLWIPASFARWIRLKIYQYEVTFAVYMLTPTEKFIFNSLLLTLISMIITAIYVYLPDHIRSIYGHLYYYWAGERPFISSALPAISSVFREAGTQTLEVMYETAKNNAAAATDTIREL; encoded by the exons ATGACATTCTTTCTCTGGATCCCAGCCTCTTTCGCCCGTTGGATTCGGTtgaaaatatatcaatatgaGGTGACTTTTGCTGTATATATGCTCACCCCAACCGAAAAGTTCATCTTTA ATTCCCTCCTTCTTACTCTGATTTCAATGATCATCACCGCGATTTATGTCTACCTCCCCGACCACATCAGATCCATCTACGGCCACCTCTACTATTACTGGGCTGGCGAACGTCCCTTCATATCCTCCGCCTTGCCCGCGATCAGCTCGGTATTCCGCGAGGCCGGCACTCAGACACTAGAGGTCATGTACGAGACAGCAAAAAAtaatgctgctgctgccaccgATACAATCCGCGAACTATAA
- a CDS encoding putative chromosome segregation protein Cse1 (nuclear export receptor CSE1/CAS (importin beta superfamily)), producing the protein MADNLGAVAQLLEASLDPRQNKQAELALRQEEQKPGYSLQLLQITASGSYPYNTRLASALCFKNFIKRNYTDEDGNYKLQLDEVTTIKQELISLMISVPAGIQSQLGEAVSVIADSDFWERWDTLVDDLVSRLQPKNPAVNNGVLQVAHSIFKRWRPLFRSDDLYREINHVLDKFGNPFLALFEGLDSYLEENKTNKDNLVQGFTQFNLMIKLLYDLSCHDLPPMFEEQISGIATLLLKYLTYDNQLLHTDDDTEAGQLEFARAGIFEVLTLWVQKYIDEFKPHVEQFVGSSWSFLATIGQETKYDILVSRALQFLTSIAGMPEQAAFFQDENTLSQVIEKVILPNVSLRESDEELFEDEPIEFIRRDLEGSDSETRRRAATDFLRKLAEKFESSVTKVVLHYTEGHLAQYTSDPASNWKAKDTATYLFSAIAAKGVATTSHGVTATNSLVSITDYLQKHLAADLVAGDGVNPILKVDAIKYLYTFRSIITKEQWQEVLPLVVNHLGSSNYVVYSYAAIAVERALYLTDNQGQPIIAPNTITPLAKDLLEHIFALIQKDPAPEKVQENEFLMKCAMRVLIVIKEGVVPHTDSVLQNLINITEVISRNPSNPRFYYFHFEALGAFIRFAAPANPDKLEQALYPPFAGVLQGDVQEFMPYIFQLFAALLEANPSGSLPNYYQNLVAPILMPVMWESKGNIPALVRLLSSIIARGSQYVLENQQLSNVLGIFQKLLSTKANESYGFDLLESVVANFPPNALEQYFISIMQVILTRLQNSKTENLTGRFVRFYHFISAHDEKGYSADFFIQVTDKVQPDLFTPIYLNIILPDTQKLARPLDRKTAVLSFTKTLANSDAFANRYKKGWGFTCEALLKLLELPPLPASKDDIIVEHDVEDMAFGVGFTALNTVRPQTKDPWPETGADLKAWVGQYLKEADKKYNGRVSGFAQERLSNDAKTVLGSYIA; encoded by the exons ATGGCTGACAACCTTGGAGCTGTTGCGCAGCTTCTAGAAGCAAGCTTGGACCCAAGGCAAAATAAGCAAG CCGAACTTGCTCTGCGCCAGGAAGAACAAAAGCCGGGCTATTCCTTGCAGCTCCTTCAGATCACGGCGTCCGGCTCCTATCCCTACAATACCCGTCTGGCTAGTGCACTTTGCTTCAAGAATTTTATCAAGCGAAACTACACAGACGAGGATGGAAACTACAAGCTCCAACTCGATGAGGTGACGACTATAAAGCAGGAACTGATCAGCCTGATGATCTCGGTTCCTGCAGGCATACAGTCCCAGCTGGGAGAAGCTGTGAGCGTGATCGCCGATAGTGACTTCTGGGAGCGATGGGATACTCTAGTGGAT GATCTCGTTTCAAGGCTCCAACCGAAAAACCCTGCAGTCAACAACGGTGTCCTACAAGTTGCCCATTCTATCTTCAAGCGATGGAGGCCTTTGTTCCGATCTGATGATCTCTATAGAGAGATTAATCACGTTCTGGATAAATTCGGAAACcctttcttggctctctTTGAG GGCCTCGACTCGTATCTCGAAGAGAACAAGACCAACAAGGACAACCTTGTCCAGGGATTCACGCAGTTCAACTTGATGATCAAACTTCTGTACGATCTTTCTTGCCACGACCTTCCTCCGATGTTCGAAGAGCAAATTTCAGGGATAGCTACTCTTCTCCTCAAGTACCTCACGTACGACAACCAACTGCTTCATACCGATGATGACACCGAGGCTGGTCAATTAGAATTCGCGCGGGCTGGAATCTTTGAAGTCCTCACACTCTGGGTACAAAAGTATATTGATGAGTTCAAGCCTCATGTCGAACAGTTTGTGGGTAGTTCTTGGAGCTTCTTGGCTACAATCGGCCAAGAAACAAAGTACGACATTTTGGTCAGCAGGGCACTCCAGTTCCTCACTTCAATTGCGGGTATGCCTGAACAGGCCGCCTTTTTCCAAGATGAGAACACTTTAAGCCAAGTTATTGAAAAGGTCATTCTGCCAAATGTGAGTCTGCGTGAGTCAGACGAGGAGTTATTTGAGGATGAACCCATCGAGTTTATCAGACGAGACCTTGAAGGATCAGATAGCGAGACAAGACGACGTGCTGCCACCGATTTTCTGAGGAAATTGGCCGAGAAATTCGAAAGCTCCGTAACAAAGGTTGTTCTGCATTACACTGAAGGCCACCTTGCTCAATACACCAGCGATCCGGCTTCCAACTGGAAGGCTAAGGATACTGCAACTTACCTCTTCTCTGCCATTGCAGCAAAGGGCGTTGCTACCACTAGCCACGGAGTGACTGCGACTAATTCGTTGGTCAGCATCACTGATTACCTTCAGAAACATCTTGCTGCAGATCTAGTCGCTGGGGATGGTGTTAATCCCATTCTTAAAGTTGACGCAATCAAATACTTGTATACTTTCAGGAGCATCATCACTAAAGAGCAATGGCAAGAAGTGCTTCCTTTAGTAGTGAATCACCTGGGCTCTTCGAATTATGTTGTCTACAGTTATGCAGCAATTGCTGTTGAGAGAGCACTCTACCTTACAGATAACCAGGGTCAGCCAATCATTGCGCCCAACACAATCACACCTTTGGCCAAGGATTTGTTAGAGCACATCTTTGCGTTGATCCAGAAAGATCCAGCCCCCGAGAAAGTGCAGGAGAACGAGTTTTTGATGAAATGTGCTATGCGAGTACTTATTGTTATTAAGGAGGGCGTAGTGCCCCATACAGACTCTGTTCTACAAAATTTGATTAACATCACCGAGGTCATCAGCAGGAACCCGAGCAACCCAAGATTCTATTACTTCCACTTTGAAGCTCTCGGTGCCTTTATCAG ATTTGCTGCCCCGGCGAATCCTGATAAGCTGGAGCAAGCTTTATATCCCCCCTTCGCCGGAGTACTCCAAGGTGATGTGCAAG AATTCATGCCCTACATATTCCAGCTCTTTGCGGCACTACTCGAAGCAAATCCTTCCGGATCGCTGCCAAACTACTACCAGAATTTGGTTGCCCCTATCCTCATGCCTGTCATGTGGGAGTCGAAGGGCAATATTCCTGCGCTCGTACGACTCCTTTCGTCCATCATTGCCCGCGGTTCTCAATACGTCCTGGAGAACCAACAGCTTTCGAATGTCTTGGGTATCTTCCAAAAACTGCTTTCCACTAAGGCGAACGAGAGTTATGGCTTTGACTTGTTAGAGTCCGTTGTCGCGAATTTCCCTCC AAACGCGTTGGAGCAGTATTTTATCTCAATCATGCAAGTCATTCTTACTCGCCTCCAGAATTCGAAGACAGAAAATCTCACTGGCAGATTTGTCCGATTCTACCACTTCATTTCTGCCCACGATGAGAAGGGTTATAGCGCCGATTTCTTCATTCAAGTCACAGATAAAGTGCAGCCTGA CCTGTTCACTCCGATCTATCTGAACATAATTCTCCCTGATACGCAGAAGCTTGCTCGTCCGCTGGATCGCAAAACTGCAGTGCTGTCATTCACCAAGACGCTGGCCAATTCAGATGCGTTTGCGAACCGGTACAAGAAGGGATGGGGCTTCACATGTGAGGCCTtgctcaagcttcttgagcttcCTCCCCTCCCAGCGAGCAAGGACGACATCATCGTTGAAcatgatgttgaagacatGGCATTCGGTGTGGGGTTCACGGCTCTGAACACCGTGCGACCACAGACCAAGGACCCATGGCCGGAGACCGGGGCTGACCTTAAGGCTTGGGTTGGCCAATACCTGAAGGAAGCCGACAAGAAGTATAACGGACGGGTCTCTGGGTTTGCACAGGAGCGTCTGAGCAACGATGCCAAGACAGTCCTCGGCAGCTACATCGCCTGA
- a CDS encoding putative GTPase activating protein (Tsc2) (tuberin - Rap/ran-GTPase-activating protein) — MSSDDASSPSNYKHATSSFADVFRSLGVARSKSLSPILGRENSDTLSQASDGHRNSWIALGLESMHRGSVVSSSSDASGAPDFETSIRNLAQKQNLAHAIDEAEHVAKSLHWFTSEQTLALWEAGSYLIHHATSPEARRSGSLLMEAIAARQDLSPTARRAVFELISCPSEADVVPARVISLISLSDHGRKLEFASSSSIIPIISSCVVPLYDLISTARLKARKAKIAKANGLAYDDAILDDLLQFAVDLITLQRKPPNSEEVRSLLDQLFIICKKTSVAADIKNSLAVFEAIILYSDVPDESFVPLLEVLCNIYASVKSLSGPTSRTVRNLARSRRQDEMVNSLYGFLLGSSEEQGRNLNILRGTVHVFTDLIRAYGQDGMPRLQFEQLMDSLLVVLKKDDGRLEADVLDLCLNALEGEFSHVALERDWSIFINIIVSCSLRAVDESGDCSASSSSSQLSYPRASVLDDTRASILANIIQIASALETVWERMNRQQRLEATRFLMNVCQHVEPPQAELILNTMRGERLCFPENPDWVRHCQRLIRCFVRSRTKPSEIRILALDTVNEAFTNYENLSQFRAHGLLNSMLENFSDEDDILFLESLVSFVVDTSILVDDETSFVLLVDTLGSPMTQASERPVDSRLTVLKVLFRLRCDSSGSIAVLSVSENDFLMNVSARNADSGPKPHTTVDDHTGEYSADNDNQRTSISGKLSTKDNASISSKSSGRNTGIPLRASKLTPPAWTHTSSQVLPEQPPDESSPFVYAYTTSDTSHHLESDPAQKVALKANMWLETVISLLHRDTNWEIYSYVLTHLAPQLRNKDFFSNAVPQVKLLRSILCDQVKNDSFREPPASTGVKKTDVAGYIFDTLCVLIGYHEFFAKSEEDELVRSFMMGIIGSWGGTSRGCIHALSVCCHEIPLSVTKSLNGILDKMSKVITLANLAVHILEFLALLARLPDVYVNLREEEIRTVFGICIRFLQTSREQRFKASESTNRNPQMSAKLGSGVRETAALPAEMSDPSLQDGMSRYIYTLTHHVMVFWFLSLKLQDRAKHVNWITSRLIFRDEHGKEMVEEQSQVFLDLMQRVAFTDLGETIPYATFPPSPADGPVSKKSWVVGMSIVTVEIAGVSGLTQITKRQASGTTYAMYQQRTAPVLPHQVPPTPDAHLHGDGMRTAVLPSHVMLQLTTTAFPTPTAMQPVPLPEDDITRRALSTFDRNDIVDGHKIGVIYIDDRQMTEADILSNTSGSPDYEYFLSRLGTKVPLRGAQFNTQGLHPDIDGESTYAWRDRVTEIVYHVVTMMPTNFDNDPSCINKKRHIGNDFVNIIFNRSNIPFNFDTIPSQFNFVNIVISPVCRIANGVEPANMDPEGYEKLFYHVQVMSKPGFPEISPAAAPKIISGKNLAAFVRFLALNASVFSLVWNSQGGEHISSWRNRLREIKRLRERALGSQTQTSDAAEGAYPGQRRNTKANIFSEELPSRSTPAQSDFATDWNASADANILQNLDFSRWGR, encoded by the exons ATGTCTTCTGACGATGCTTCATCACCTTCCAATTACAAACACGCAACATCTAGTTTCGCAGACGTTTTCAGATCATTAGGCGTTGCCCGTTCAAAATCGCTTTCGCCAATTTTAGGGAGAGAGAACAGTGATACATTGTCGCAAGCGTCGGATGGACATAGGAATAGCTGGATCGCTCTTGGGCTTGAATCAATGCATCGCGGCAGTGTtgtttccagctcttcagaCGCTTCTGGTGCGCCAGATTTCGAGACGTCTATAAGGAACCTGGCGCAGAAACAAAACCTAGCTCATGCGATCGACGAGGCAGAGCATGTGGCAAAGTCGCTTCACTGGTTTACTTCCGAGCAAACTCTAGCTCTGTGGGAGGCTGGCTCGTATTTGATTCATCATGCGACCTCTCCTGAAGCCCGGAGAAGTGGCTCGCTATTAATGGAAGCTATCGCAGCGCGCCAAGACCTATCTccaacagcaagaagagcggTCTTTGAGTTGATATCATGTCCCTCGGAGGCCGACGTAGTGCCTGCGCGTGTGATCTCgttgatttctctttctgatCATGGAAGGAAGTTAGAgttcgcttcttcttcttccattaTTCCAATCATCTCGTCATGTGTGGTTCCGCTCTATGACCTGATTTCAACCGCTCGACTAAAAGCGAGAAAAGCCAAGATCGCGAAAGCTAATGGACTCGCCTATGATGATGCAATCCTAGATGACTTGCTGCAGTTTGCTGTTGACTTAATCACGTTACAGAGGAAACCCCCAAATAGCGAAGAGGTTCGATCGTTGCTTGATCAACTCTTTATTATCTGCAAGAAGACAAGCGTTGCAGCTGACATCAAAAACTCTTTGGCTGTGTTTGAGGCTATAATTCTCTATTCAGATGTCCCGGATGAAAGCTTCGTTCCATTGCTAGAGGTTCTATGCAATATCTATGCCTCGGTCAAGTCGCTGTCTGGCCCCACGTCACGGACCGTGCGTAATCTCGCAAGGTCAAGGAGGCAGGATGAAATGGTGAATAGTCTCTACGGGTTTTTACTTGGATCTTCCGAAGAGCAAGGGCGAAACCTGAACATCCTGCGTGGTACGGTACATGTATTCACTGATCTTATCCGCGCGTATGGTCAGGATGGTATGCCTCGGCTTCAGTTTGAGCAGTTGATGGACTCTCTACTAGTTGTCCTAAAGAAGGACGACGGCAGGCTGGAAGCAGACGTTCTAGATCTGTGTCTGAATGCTCTTGAGGGCGAGTTTTCGCACGTGGCTCTAGAAAGAGATTGGTCGATTTTTATCAACATAATTGTCTCATGTTCGCTCAGAGCTGTTGACGAATCCGGAGACTGTTCAGCCTCAAGCTCCAGTTCGCAGCTATCTTACCCAAGAGCCAGTGTGTTGGACGATACAAGGGCCAGCATTTTAGCCAACATTATTCAAATCGCCTCTGCTTTAGAGACTGTTTGGGAGCGCATGAACAGACAGCAAAGACTGGAAGCCACGCGTTTCCTGATGAATGTCTGTCAACATGTAGAGCCTCCCCAGGCTGAGCTTATCTTGAATACAATGAGGGGTGAAAGGCTTTGTTTCCCTGAGAACCCTGACTGGGTACGGCATTGTCAGAGGTTGATCCGCTGTTTCGTTCGATCTCGCACTAAACCATCAGAAATTCGCATCCTAGCTTTGGATACGGTAAATGAGGCTTTCACGAACTACGAGAATCTGTCCCAATTTCGAGCGCACGGGCTTCTTAATTCCATGCTGGAAAACTTCtctgatgaggatgatatcTTGTTCCTCGAGTCACTCGTATCGTTTGTTGTCGACACTTCTatccttgttgatgatgaaacTTCCTTCGTTTTATTAGTAGACACTCTGGGTTCTCCGATGA CTCAGGCCTCGGAGAGACCAGTAGACTCTCGCTTAACAGTGCTCAAGGTGCTATTTAGGCTCCGCTGCGACTCTTCAGGCTCTATCGCAGTCCTCTCTGTCTCTGAGAATGACTTCTTGATGAATGTTTCTGCTCGAAATGCTGATTCCGGCCCCAAGCCGCACACTACTGTTGACGACCACACAGGAGAATACAGTGCAGATAATGATAACCAGAGGACATCGATTTCGGGTAAACTATCAACGAAAGACAATGCTAGTATTTCCTCAAAGTCTTCTGGGCGAAATACAGGTATCCCTCTACGTGCGTCGAAGTTGACGCCACCAGCCTGGACACATACGTCCTCCCAGGTACTTCCTGAACAACCACCCGATGAATCAAGTCCGTTTGTATATGCTTATACGACATCCGACACATCCCATCATCTAGAATCGGATCCAGCGCAGAAGGTTGCATTAAAAGCCAACATGTGGTTAGAAACTGTCATCTCGCTGTTGCATCGCGATACCAACTGGGAGATTTACAGCTATGTTCTAACTCATCTCGCACCACAGCTTCGCAACAAGGATTTCTTTAGTAACGCAGTTCCTCAAGTCAAGCTGTTGCGTAGTATACTGTGTGATCAGGTCAAGAACGATTCCTTCCGTGAACCCCCGGCGTCGACTGGCGTGAAAAAGACCGATGTGGCGGGATATATATTCGACACCTTGTGCGTACTAATTGGCTATCATGAATTCTTCGCtaaaagcgaagaagacgaactTGTGCGTTCGTTTATGATGGGCATTATTGGATCCTGGGGAGGTACTTCTCGTGGATGCATTCACGCCCTTTCCGTCTGCTGTCATGAAATCCCTCTCTCTGTGACAAAATCATTGAACGGGATCCTTGACAAGATGTCGAAAGTGATCACATTGGCCAACCTTGCAGTACATATTCTGGAATTCCTTGCATTACTCGCACGATTACCTGACGTTTATGTCAATTTGCGCGAAGAGGAGATCCGTACTGTCTTCGGCATCTGCATTCGCTTTCTACAGACTTCTCGAGAACAGCGCTTCAAAGCTTCCGAGTCAACAAATCGGAACCCTCAGATGTCCGCGAAACTCGGAAGTGGCGTGCGAGAGactgctgctcttcctgctGAAATGTCGGACCCATCTCTTCAAGACGGAATGTCAAGATATATTTATACCCTAACGCACCACGTTATGGTGTTTTGGTTCTTATCGTTAAAATTACAAGACCGGGCCAAGCATGTCAATTGGATCACTAGCAGGCTTATATTCAGGGATGAACACGGAAAAGAAATGGTCGAAGAACAGAGTCAAGTTTTTCTTGACTTGATGCAAAGGGTTGCTTTTACCGATTTAGGCGAGACTATTCCATATGCAACATTCCCCCCAAGTCCGGCGGATGGCCCTGTATCAAAGAAGTCATGGGTGGTGGGCATGAGCATAGTCACTGTGGAAATAGCTGGTGTGTCCGGCCTAACTCAAATCACGAAGAGGCAGGCATCAGGAACTACGTATGCCATGTACCAGCAACGGACTGCTCCTGTCCTTCCACATCAGGTTCCTCCAACACCTGATGCTCATCTGCATGGTGATGGCATGCGCACTGCTGTCCTTCCCAGTCACGTCATGCTTCAGCTAACAACTACGGCTTTTCCTACACCGACCGCAATGCAGCCAGTTCCCCTGCCCGAGGATGACATCACCCGTCGGGCACTCAGTACCTTCGACCGAAATGATATCGTGGATGGACACAAGATCGGCGTCATCTACATTGATGATCGTCAGATGACCGAGGCAGATATTCTTTCCAACACTAGTGGTAGCCCCGACTATGAGTACTTTCTGTCAAGACTTGGAACGAAGGTTCCCCTCAGAGGTGCTCAATTCAATACACAGGGGTTGCACCCCGATATCGATGGGGAATCTACCTACGCCTGGCGTGACCGAGTCACGGAAATCGTGTACCACGTAGTGACAATGATGCCTACCAATTTCGACAACGACCCTTCCTGCATCAACAAAAAACGCCACATAGGAAATGATTTTGTCAACATCATTTTCAATCGGTCAAATATTCCGTTCAACTTTGATACAATTCCATCACAGTTCAATTTTGTGAATATCGTTATTAGTCCTGTGTGCCGTATCGCGAATGGGGTTGAGCCTGCAAACATGGACCCGGAGGGCTACGAGAAGCTCTTTTACCACGTCCAGGTAATGAGCAAACCTGGCTTTCCCGAGATCTCACCTGCTGCTGCGCCCAAGATAATTTCCGGAAAGAATCTGGCTGCCTTTGTACGCTTTCTTGCCTTAAACGCGTCAGTATTTTCGCTAGTCTGGAATAGCCAAGGAGGCGAGCATATTTCCTCTTGGCGAAACCGGTTACGGGAGATCAAAAGACTTCGGGAACGAGCTTTAGGTTCTCAGACTCAGACTTCTGATGCCGCAGAGGGAGCTTATCCCGGCCAACGCCGCAACACGAAGGCTAACATATTCTCCGAAGAACTGCCATCACGTAGTACCCCTGCACAGTCAGATTTTGCTACCGACTGGAATGCGTCTGCGGATGCCAACATCCTCCAAAACTTGGATTTCTCTCGATGGGGACGGTGA